The Mercurialis annua linkage group LG2, ddMerAnnu1.2, whole genome shotgun sequence genome contains a region encoding:
- the LOC126669504 gene encoding E3 ubiquitin-protein ligase XBAT32 gives MKFLSIMGNSFGCSASGERLVSAARDGDLQEAKALLECNPRLARYSTFGVRNSPLHYSAAQGHHEIVSLLIESGVDINLRNYRGQTALMQACQHGHWEVVLILLLYKANIHKSDYLNGGTALHLGALNGHTRCIRLLLADYIPSVPDCWNMLTNRSNNIQSISEFDECALHKVINRSADGGITALHMAALNGHLETVQLLLDLGASVSEVTVEDGTTIDLIGAGSTALHYAACGGNPQCCQMLIARGASVAAENANGWTPLMVAHSWHRSQLEQILSVQPECQTPICPSPYLSLPLMSIVKIARECGWRNEDLLPSCQDTCVVCLERSCTVAAEGCGHEFCIWCPLYLCSTICSSNAAQGPPGSVTCPLCRHGIVSFVKLPETKPVAKAIARTSLSLSFCSCSGEEPEPSSVLTPLCRPDFGCTRMSPLSSSFRSLSCQKFPSMKFNGRGCMGTPDTSPSLVPCTIDRNQREHLVRYSRSRLGRSTSSNDTEGRRSWLSAINYYTTIVTGS, from the exons ATGAAATTTTTAAGTATTATGGGTAATTCTtttggttgttctgcatctggGGAGCGTTTAGTTTCTGCAGCAAGAGATGGTGATCTTCAAGAAGCTAAGGCATTGCTGGAATGCAATCCGAGGCTAGCTCGATACTCGACATTTGGTGTTCGGAATTCGCCATTGCATTATTCTGCAGCTCAAGGTCACCATGAG ATAGTTTCTCTCCTGATTGAGTCTGGAGTTGACATTAATCTGAGGAATTATCGTGGTCAG ACTGCTTTGATGCAAGCTTGTCAACATGGTCACTGGGAGGTTGTCCTGATTCTGTTACTTTATAAAGCCAAT ATTCACAAATCAGATTATCTTAATGGGGGTACTGCACTCCACTTGGGTGCTCTGAATGGTCATACTCGGTGCATACGCCTCCTCCTTGCAGACTACATACCCAGCGTTCCAGATTGTTGGAATATGTTGACAAACAGATCAAACAATATTCAGTCAATTTCAGAGTTCGATGAATG TGCTCTCCATAAGGTGATTAACAGATCTGCCGATGGAGGTATCACTGCTCTGCATATGGCAGCTCTGAATGGGCATCTCGAAACTGTGCAATTGCTTCTGGATTTAGGAGCTTCTGTTTCTGAGGTCACTGTGGAAGATGGAACTACCATTGACCTAATAG GTGCTGGAAGTACTGCTCTTCATTATGCTGCATGTGGTGGAAATCCACAATGCTGTCAA ATGTTGATTGCCAGGGGTGCCAGTGTTGCTGCTGAAAATGCAAATGG ATGGACTCCTCTGATGGTTGCTCATTCATGGCATAGAAGTCAACTTGAGCAAATATTGAGCGTGCAGCCAGAATGTCAGACACCGATATGCCCTTCACCATATTTATCTCTTCCCCTGATGAGCATTGTCAAAATTGCCAG AGAATGTGGATGGAGGAATGAGGATTTGCTGCCCTCATGCCAGGATACATGTGTTGTTTGTTTGGAAAGGTCATGCACAGTTGCTGCAGAAG GTTGTGGTCATGAGTTCTGCATATGGTGTCCGTTATATCTCTGTTCTACAATCTGCTCATCAAATGCTGCTCAAGGTCCTCCGGGATCAGTTACGTGTCCCCTCTGTCGTCATGGCATCGTTTCATTTGTGAAGCTTCCCGAAACAAAGCCAGTGGCGAAGGCGATTGCCAGAACAAGTTTGTCACTATCATTTTGTTCATGTTCGGGTGAGGAGCCAGAACCTTCTTCCGTATTAACCCCACTTTGCAGGCCTGATTTCGGGTGCACCAGAATGTCCCCTCTTTCATCGTCTTTCCGCTCGTTGAGTTGCCAGAAGTTCCCATCGATGAAATTCAATGGGAGAGGATGCATGGGAACTCCGGACACGAGTCCTTCTTTAGTTCCTTGCACCATTGACCGGAACCAGCGTGAACATTTGGTCCGATATTCAAGGTCGAGGCTTGGACGATCGACTTCCAGCAACGACACGGAGGGTAGGAGATCTTGGTTATCTGCAATCAATTATTATACAACTATAGTAACCGGAAGCTGA